The sequence below is a genomic window from Hyperolius riggenbachi isolate aHypRig1 chromosome 7, aHypRig1.pri, whole genome shotgun sequence.
ttggcAAAAGATTATTGTTATGAATGATCGAtcgaaatgattgtttgggatcGTTCAGCAAATCATATAGTGAGCACTATCGATCCTCCAATTCGATATCGTAATAAGGATTGGAAACAATAATTCGAGCCCACTGGTGGAAAGAAAGCTGCTATCCGATTAGATCAGATTAAAGTctcatacacactgtacaatttttCATCATATCGACCagtgaaattgcatcatgtgtagactTCCAAATTGTTTCCGATCGATTTTGCATTTATAACTACCAAAAATCGATTGCAGAATCGATCAGACTCCAATTGGACCGGTCGGAAATTATCTGATAGATACGTCGatttgatggaaaattgtaccgtgtgtacccagcttaatggaatcaatctttttttttgggATCAATTCCAGCAATTTAATCAAATTAGATAACAGCTTTCTTTCCGTTTGTGGGCTCAAACGATCGATCCGACCAACAACCTGATCGATTCAATTAGCATGGAATTGGAGGATCAATCACCCTGAGAAATGAAATCACTTTTGAAAAaaagaattatatatatatatatatatatatatatatatatatatatatatatatatatatatatatatatatatatatatatatatatatatatagtcataaCTTATAGAGTGGGCAATAGAAATCAGATGTGGGAGGAAAGGGAGCGAATGGCGACTTTATTCAGCAACTGAATATATTCCCGTTCTTCTGTTTCCTAAGATACCTGGAAATTGACTATAGAAACCAGGCGTAAAGTGGTATTTTACAATGATTTCAGGAAAcaagcagaggggggggggggggggagcgggtcgAGGGCAAAATGGAAGAATTTGAGGAAAAAAACAGCAATACATTAAAGTACCAGTAAAgtaaaaattacatttatttcgATTGTATATTGTATCAAGTATAAGATACTATTTCCAGGGCATATGAATAATGCAGTATCCAGGGCTGAGCCTGATGGGAGCCCAGGCGCGGGTGCTCTATAATTCTCCGGTGTCTGCTGATTAATTACCTGTCTGCATTAAATAACATCAGTAGTTTCCGCAAAATCCTGGTAGAACCGCACCATAGACTGAGTATGGTCACACCATACATATTGGTTTTACTACATCAGACAGGGGATGGCGTTATTATCACCAGCTGGAAACAAATTTGGAGGGATGTAGCCAGAAAGGATGGAGAGAAGCCCTGCTAACTGATAGAGCGGGACCCCCATGGATATCATATCAGTGGGATTATAGTGGGTCCTCCTACATGGTTTACTAATATTAAGACAGCACTGCTTGGGGTTATGCATTGCAGCCATAGAAAGGCTGAAAATAAATAGATagaatatagatagatagatagatagatagatagatagatagatagatagatagatagaaattaGATGATAGACAGAttgcagatagatagatagatagatagatagatagatagatagatagatagatagatagatagatagatagatagatagataattagATGATAGACAGAttgcagatagatagatagatagatagatagatagatagatagatagatagattagatagatggatgatagatagatagatagatagaatatagatagataaatagatagatagatagatagatagatagatagatagatagatacaaagCTATTCTAAGAGTACGTTATGTAATAATGTGCAGCTGAGCTTCCAAtgggagagaaaaagagagagggaaagagagagaaagaaagaaagaaagaaagaaagaaagaaagaaagaaagaaagaaagaagctaCAGAAAGACGAGGGAGATGTTGCTGGCAGAAAGTGTCGGAATCCCGGGCagataaggaaggggggggggggcacctagtgCTTCCAGGGACACAAGTGACTGCACCCCCCTTCTGCCTTCTGTCGCGTCCTCTGCACACAATGCCCGGGGAGGAAGGGGTTACCCTGTCCTGCGGGTACACACGAATCTCTAACTGGCGACAGATGGCCACTTTTTCCCCCCCTGGCCACAAAGAGATGGAATAGAGAGCAGCGCTGAATACAAATGGATGGAGGCAAGGGGGCTCCGTCACGTGACCCGCCGTTTGCCTGACTTGGGTGACCATATGGCGCGTGCCGGGGAAAGTTAGAGGCGGGGCttgagaagaggggggggggggggtgacgcaTGCGCACTGCGGCCCTCCCTCCGCTACTCTATCTGGCTGCTTGCTGTCACCTtttctcctccctcccaccctctcACTTGTCTCCCAGCGTCACGGGACCCGCTATAAAACCCCAGAGTCTCATCACAGCCCCCAGAAATACACATAATATCATCCCAGCACCTAGCCTCTGCTCTGCCTGCATACTGGAGAGGGTATGAGACTGTCACTGCTCAGGAGACACCAACACTAAGGTAAGCCCCTCACCTGTCTGCTCATCTGATTGCCTCTAGATCTTAGTGTAGCATCCTTCAGCTGGGATCTATCCAATGCCAAGTCACCCTTTCCACGTCATTATTCCAATATCACTGTCATCATCATATATTTACCTGCACTGATTATACAACTTATTACTGATCCATCGCATACTCCAATGAATGACTGGGATCCTTGCTAAAAAGTAATGAACCCAAACACTTAaagatgcccattaacggtacaatattttcttCAGATGCGATTATTCGATCAGATTGGCGGGATCGTAAGTAAGCGGAACGTAGtcatcgattgttcccataaacgagTCAATGAGGGCACTTTCTGTCTTCAGGTAGGATTGTAAAAATCCAACAATCCAACCgacaaaattctgtattccaatcgaccatagaattgtttcagatcgattttctccacatactatgtggttttctatacaattcaatcataaaaatcggaggaaaatattgtaccattaatcTGTACCACAAATACTGCATTTACATGTACATCTACAGATACCATCATTTCCATCATTTACAGACTATGAGGGGTGGTTTCATCAGCATTTCTGCAAAGTGGGGGAAATTAAGTGCATCAGGTCTTTGGAGCGACCAATCATCTCCCTGACCAGCTGGAAACATTGCTTGCTCTTGACAACTGCTTCAATTTTCTTCCTGTCTTGACGAATCAGCCCCTCTACGTTTACTGATACCTGAGAAATGAATTCTATATCAATTGGGATTGACCCCTTTGCAACATATCAATACAGGAAAAGTGTCATCCCTATCATTTGAGTTGATTGGTGTCTGCGCTGAAATATAAAGACTTGTGTATTTAGCAGAACCAACTAAAGACCATGTATACAGCAGGGCCATTGAGGATGAGCCATCAAGTTTGTCAAAGTGAAAAGATTATTCAATAAATGCCAGGATGATGTTTAAAAGTACAGTAAACCTCTTAGCAACAGTCCTGCTGCCATTCTCTGTGTTTGCTGTGCAAGCAGCACTCGTGCTAAGAGGAACATATGCTACCTGTTACTACAAACGTACCACCACAACGCTAATCAATGCTGGCTTTTTAATCACCCGCCTCTATTTTTCTGTCCTTCATGTATTAAAGAGGTTAGACCTTAGCGTCTTCTTAGATAGAAGAGAGGTCTGTTTCACACGCCAAGTAGCTTTTACTATTATCTCTTTTTGCTTTGGCTTTGTATCTAGAAGAAACCAAAATACTTGAGCCAACCCAATGCAATAAACTGCAGATGGGAGATGTTTATAATAAGAGGCCCCTTTGCACCTGATCCCTTCCGTCAGAGGCGCCTGTGCCTGCTCTCATTGATTTCTCTCTTCTGCTGAGGTGGTAACGACTGAACCATACTGAGGTCCATAACCGGATAACACGAGAGTATATAAGAAAGTCTTGCTCATGCCCCGTTGATTGTGTTCTgcaagtattttatttttaatcacaCACCAGTCATATTTTCCTAATCTACTTATGGTTCAGCCATAATACCTCCGAGTTGCGTAAGAGCTTCTGGGGAGGGATCTTGTGACAGTGGAGATGCGTGTAGATAAGGGGCTAATCTCTTTCTAGGCTTTATTGAATGGTTTAACTATTCTCATCGGGTTATGACGTGTGTTGCATTTAAATATTGTTTTGCTGCCCTCAGATTTGAAGATGACCAAGTCCTATCGAGATAATGGTCTGATCATGTCCGACACCCAAGGGTCCAGAGGTTGGGTGGACGAGTGCTTGAGCTCTCAAGATGAGCACGACATGGAGAAGAAGGATGACGAGCTAGAGGCTCTTAGGGATGAAGATGATGACTCTGTCAATCACCAGAACGGGGAAGAGAATGAGGACGAGGAAGGCATGGATGATGATGACGacgacgatgatgatgatgaagaagacgaTGAAGGAGATGACGACCAGAAACCTAAGAGACGTGGccccaagaagaagaagatgactaAAGCCAGGGTAGAGCGGTTTAAAGTGAGACGCATGAAGGCCAACGCTAGGGAAAGGAACCGCATGCATGGCCTCAACGCTGCTCTGGACAATCTGCGCAAGGTTGTCCCCTGTTACTCTAAAACGCAAAAACTGTCCAAAATCGAGACTTTGCGCCTGGCCAAAAACTACATCTGGGCTCTGTCTGAGATTCTGAGGTCCGGGAAAAGTCCAGACCTGGTGTCGTTTGTGCAGACACTTTGCAAAGGCTTGTCCCAGCCCACGACTAACCTGGTGGCCGGGTGCCTTCAGCTGAACCCCAGAACTTTTCTTCCAGAGCAGAACCAGGATATGCCAACACATATGCAAGCAGCCAGCGCTTCCTTCCCCCTACATCCCTATCCGTACCAGTCCCCTGGTCTTCCCAGCCCTCCTTACGGTACCATGGACAGCTCCCACATGTTTCACGTCAAGCCCCACTCGTATGGTGCTGCGCTGGAGCCCTTCTTTGAAAGCACCGTCACAGACTGCACGACCAGCCCCTCGTTTGACGGCCCCCTCAGCCCTCCCCTGAGTGTTAACGGGAACTTCTCATTCAAACACGAGCCTTCAGCGGAGTTTGATAAAAATTATGCCTTTACCATGCACTACCCAGCGGCCAGCATAGCGGCAGCGCAAAGTCACGGCCCCCTGTTCTCCAGTACTGCCCCACGCTGTGAGATCCCTATAGACAGCATCATGTCCTTTGACGGCCATACCCACCACGAAAGAGTCATGAGTGCCCAGCTAAACGCCATCTTTCACGATTAACGTTTCCAGAGATCAAATGATGGCACTATACATAGAAAGAACTGTCTAGTTTACCTACAGCAAGCCCATCTGGGTACCACTGCTGAGAAGTGCAACATGCCTCACCTCTGTAAACGATAACTATCTATTTGATCTGTACTGCCTAGAAAAGTTGACAGCCAACTTTGTTTTTGACCTGCTGTAttaatgtatatatatctatatcacaGAACTCATCTAGGAGTTACTCCCTAAAATTGGAGTGCACCTGTATTGTGTTACTTTTTATCTGCTTCAGATAAAATAAAGTAAGAATTGTGAAGCAATAATTAGGATCTATGCAACTTATAAAAAAATAGTGGGCCAAtcaaatgatatatatataaatctattTTTCAAAACCGACGTTTTACTACTAGCTATTGTTCCCATCGGCGAATTAttttgttgtgattttttttgtacagagTTTCTTAATGGCTTTTTTATAATGTGAATTTCCTATTTTAAACATGAGAATAATAAAATGACCGACGCAGCCCCTTGGATTTTGTGCCAATGGGGTGGTAGAATTCTATCGAATTTATAgctgataataaaaaaaataataatttaaaaaaaagtttaatttaaaCCAGCAACTAAGTGCTTAGAAAGTCGTGTTGCCTTAGACGTTTTCCAGTAAAAGACacagaaaaatataaaatacatcacACGTAGATCCGTTATGAAGGGGTCCCTTGTACCTCCTGCCACAGGTGGAAATGCCATGCAAGGGTTAAACCAGGCTATCCGTTTGCAaagatcagtgtatatatatatatatatatatatatatatataatttatatatatatatatatatatatatatatatatatatatatatatatatatatatatatatatatatatatatagtgatcgtttaactctttcctgcacACAGTTCTGTAGTATAGCCTCAGTTATAAATCAATGCTCTTATTATGACATTTGATTCTAGACAAACGCTGCTTGACTATCATAATCAATATATTtacttagtgaaaaaaaaacattactttttttgtatCCTTTGCAGGCGATTAGACTGGAAACAGTGTTCTAAAAATGGCTGATTTTTGATTCCTGCAGCTTGTGAACTCACTCTCAGTGGGCTGGCTAGCTTACTCTTGTATCTAGTTACAGTTGTTGGAAAACTAATACAactatcttttattttttaattagacGGGGTAACTACTAGTCGGGTTGCCAGAATATTAGGTGCTGTATGTTAAGGCTACTGTTCCAGTGATCGCTGTCTGAGGTGTGATGCTGATTCAATCGGAATTAATTTGTACTGTCATGATGATGTTCCGTGATGCTGTATGCCATGATGTAAAACTGAAGTGCACAGTCCcactccaaatccccccccctcttttATTCTGAAATAGTATTGATTGGTTTAGCCCAGTTTGTTGCATCTTTTTTGACTATTGATCTCTTTATTATGCTTAATTCCTATGGGATTATCGGTTTATTCTAATAGCTCATAAAAGTGCAACGGTTATCATTTGtacaataaaattattttgaaaatgacctcttgtcctccctcatctgttatttttatttatttattcatctaTATTTTCAAACAGTTTGCATGTTATGGTACTTTGTAgagtgttttgtgtttttatgtacgAATTTAAAAAATACTCTTTCAGTCGAAATACAATCTAAGCACGATTTTGCCAGTACTAGGCTTGGAGTCAACTTTACTGTAGTTTGAGCATAGTATCAAtactaattttatatatatatatatatatatatatatatatatatatatatatatatatatatatatatatatatatatatcacacctgTTTGATtggtggaggggttgggaggtaGGTGTGGGGTAGCTAAACTCACCTTTAAAACATTCTATAAATTGATTACAATCAGAATGAATTATAACATCCCATAAGGGATTTAATTGCTTAGGAACTGCATTATCGACTATATTTTAAACATTATTCTCCATTTGAGTTCAGAGTACTAGCAAAATTCTCCTTAAAAAGTTTTGAGTGTCCCCTCTTGTAGGaagtttattattactattttgaAAGTTCCTCTGCCAAAATCAAGCAATTGAGTAGCGAATTTGTGTAAGAATGCTTAGAACTGTAATGGTAAAGGCGGGATTGTGTCACAATATAAGGATGCTGCCCAGCTATTGAGCCAGCACAGTTGAATAGAGAGACGGTTAGGGTAACAGATTCCAAATATGTCATTCCAGTCCAGGAACAGAATTCCTGCCGGCGCCAGTAATGACACAACGTGCCAGGGCCAGCCCCAGAAGCTGTATTCTCCCCTCTGCCCACGCATTGTTCCCCTGGAGAGGGATTATGATTACAGAATTTCTCCTATTCAGTAGCCCCGTTCTCTGCCAGCCCCCCAGAGCCGTTCAGTTCTAAACATAATTTCTTCAAACTGCCCCCGTTTTATCAAGTTCTTTCAGTCACCGGTAATGCCACACTGGCTTCAATGAGGATTCTTTATCAGTCAAAGAAGGCGCAGCAATCATGCCACCATCTTTTATTAGAGTGAGGTGGGCACAGCTGTTTCCTGTGCAGGGGAGGTTTTAATGTATGAAAATGATATTGTTTATGCATGGGTGCCCACTGCCAGCAAAACACAGACTGCTTCCATCTGACCAGAGACAACAAGCTATACAACCAGGTCTGCTGTCAGCGGCAGCACTCAGGGCCACATGGATGGCTGCCTGCTGCCTCACATTACACACATATTGCTACATTACATTACACACCTATTACTGCATCACAGTACATACCTACTGCTGCCTCACATTAAACAGGTATTGCTACCT
It includes:
- the NEUROD1 gene encoding neurogenic differentiation factor 1 gives rise to the protein MTKSYRDNGLIMSDTQGSRGWVDECLSSQDEHDMEKKDDELEALRDEDDDSVNHQNGEENEDEEGMDDDDDDDDDDEEDDEGDDDQKPKRRGPKKKKMTKARVERFKVRRMKANARERNRMHGLNAALDNLRKVVPCYSKTQKLSKIETLRLAKNYIWALSEILRSGKSPDLVSFVQTLCKGLSQPTTNLVAGCLQLNPRTFLPEQNQDMPTHMQAASASFPLHPYPYQSPGLPSPPYGTMDSSHMFHVKPHSYGAALEPFFESTVTDCTTSPSFDGPLSPPLSVNGNFSFKHEPSAEFDKNYAFTMHYPAASIAAAQSHGPLFSSTAPRCEIPIDSIMSFDGHTHHERVMSAQLNAIFHD